In the Syntrophales bacterium genome, one interval contains:
- a CDS encoding MarR family transcriptional regulator, which translates to MAPPYEDCIVFLLSKAYQRAHGKLKKRLQQHGLTPPQSLVILALNEGEGVSAGELARRLTLDYATLSGLLDRLAEAGWIVKETADDDRRTLRISLTDKAREAAGELIRARDGANDEIMECLRPEERLLLKRMLRDLQA; encoded by the coding sequence ATGGCACCCCCTTATGAAGACTGCATCGTATTCCTCCTGTCCAAGGCCTACCAACGCGCCCACGGGAAGCTGAAGAAAAGGCTGCAGCAGCACGGCCTGACGCCCCCGCAGAGCCTGGTGATCCTGGCGCTGAACGAGGGGGAAGGGGTCTCCGCGGGGGAACTGGCGCGGCGCCTGACCCTCGATTACGCGACGCTGTCGGGGCTTCTGGACCGTCTGGCGGAGGCAGGCTGGATTGTGAAGGAGACCGCCGACGACGACCGGCGGACCCTCCGGATCTCCCTCACGGACAAGGCGAGGGAAGCCGCCGGCGAGCTCATCCGAGCCAGGGACGGCGCCAACGACGAGATCATGGAATGCCTGCGGCCCGAAGAGCGCCTGCTCCTGAAACGCATGCTCCGGGACCTTCAGGCGTAA
- a CDS encoding 4Fe-4S binding protein: protein MSKEEIRQHGMELGADAVGFAAAGDYKSPRTPALESFLPSVKSLVVLGYREVDGSLDSPVARISMMERIGIMGTTQRNNYLMARWLEDRFQAKAAAVAPSYPLNMGPPHFGVVADVSLRHAAVAAGLGVFGRHNLVIHPTFGTRLIFTAILTDLPLTSDPPVTDELCNDCGLCVEICPAKALETEGRTEDMKCLRVSQPYGIGSAIGFLRKLAGMTPEEQKAMFMNPQFLNLYQASFIGFQYECFRCLAVCPAGR from the coding sequence ATGAGCAAGGAAGAAATCAGGCAGCATGGCATGGAACTGGGTGCGGATGCGGTCGGCTTCGCCGCCGCCGGGGATTACAAATCGCCCCGGACGCCGGCGCTCGAGTCGTTCCTTCCCTCCGTGAAGTCCCTGGTCGTCCTGGGCTACCGGGAGGTCGACGGGTCCCTGGACAGTCCGGTCGCCCGGATCAGCATGATGGAGCGCATCGGCATCATGGGGACGACCCAGCGCAACAACTACCTGATGGCCCGCTGGCTGGAGGACCGTTTCCAGGCAAAGGCGGCGGCGGTGGCCCCCTCCTACCCCCTGAACATGGGACCGCCGCATTTCGGCGTCGTGGCCGACGTGTCGCTCCGCCATGCCGCCGTGGCGGCGGGGCTGGGTGTCTTCGGCCGCCACAACCTGGTGATCCACCCGACGTTCGGCACCCGGCTGATCTTCACGGCGATCCTGACGGACCTGCCCCTGACTTCCGATCCGCCCGTGACGGACGAGCTATGCAACGACTGTGGTCTCTGTGTCGAGATCTGCCCGGCGAAGGCCCTCGAGACGGAGGGCCGGACGGAAGACATGAAGTGCCTGCGGGTGTCGCAGCCTTACGGCATCGGCTCCGCCATCGGCTTTCTCCGGAAGCTGGCAGGCATGACGCCGGAGGAGCAGAAGGCCATGTTCATGAATCCGCAGTTCCTGAACCTTTACCAGGCGTCCTTCATCGGGTTCCAGTACGAATGCTTCCGCTGCCTGGCCGTCTGCCCGGCCGGCCGCTGA